Within Micromonospora parathelypteridis, the genomic segment GCTGGCCGACCCGTACGCCTGGGCGCAGTACTACGGCGGCACGCACGCCGGGCAGTGGACCTACGGCCTGCCCGAGCTGCCCGGCCAGCGGGAGCTGATCGCCGAGTCCACCCGGGTGGCGAACACCGGCTGTTACGCCGCCGCGATCACGTTGGCGCTCGCGCCGCTGATCGCCGACGGCGCGGCCAGCCCCGCCGACGTGGTGGTGGTCGCCGCCTCCGGCACCTCCGGCGCGGGGCGGGCGGCGAAGCCGCACCTGCTGGCCAGTGAGGTGCTGGGGGACCTGTCGCCGTACCGGGTGGGCACCCACCAGCACGTACCGGAGATCAAGCAGGCCAGCGGCGCGACCGGGCTGTCGTTCACCCCGGTCCTTGCGCCGATGCCGCGTGGCATCCTGGCCACGGTCACGGCGGTGCCGGCGCGCGGTGTCGACCCGCAGCAGGTGCTGGCGCAGGCGTACGCGGACGCGCCGTTCGTGCACGTGCTGCCGGAGGGCCGCTGGCCGCACACCGCGGCGACCCTGGGTTCCAACTCGTGTCACCTGCAGGCCACCGTCGACATCGACTCGGGGCGTCTGATCGTGCTCAGCGCGTTGGACAACCTGGGCAAGGGCGCAGCCGGTCAGGCCGTCCAGAACGCCAACCTGATGCTCGGTCTGCCGGAGACGACGGGCCTGTCGATCTGGGGAGTTGCTCCGTGAGTGTCACCACCCCACGGGGGTTCCGGGCGGCCGGCGTGGCCGCCGGTCTCAAGGCCAGCGGTGGCGCGGACGTCGCCCTGGTGGTCAACGACGGCCCGGACGCCGGTGTCGCCGGCGTCTTCACCACCAACCGGGTCAAGGCCGCGCCGGTGCGTTGGAGCCAGCAGGTCGTGCAGGGTGGTGTGGTCCGCGCCGTGGTGCTCAACTCCGGTGGCGCCAACGCCTGCACCGGCCCGGGCGGTTTCCAGGACACCCACGCGACCGCCGAGCACACCGCCGCCACGCTGACCTCGGTCAGCCCGCGGCTGATCCTCGGCGCCGGTGAGGTCGCGGTCTGCTCCACCGGGCTGATCGGTGAGCGGCTGCCGATGCCGAAGCTGCTGCCGGGCGTCCGCTCGGCGATCAAGGGGTTGTCCCGGGACGGCGGACCGGCCGCCGCCGAGGCGATCATGACCACGGACACCCGGTCGAAGACCACCGTGGCCCGGGGCAGCGGCTGGACGGTCGGTGGCATGGCCAAGGGCGCCGGGATGCTGGCGCCGGGCATGGCCACCATGCTCTGCGTGCTGACCACCGACGCGGTGGCCGGGCCGGCGACGCTGGACGAGGCGTTGCGCGCGGCCACCCGGGTCAGCTTCGACCGGGTCGACTCCGACGGTTGCATGTCCACGAACGACACGGTGTTGCTGCTGGCCAGCGGTGCGAGCGGCATCGAGCCGACTCCGGCCGAGCTGACCGCTGCCGTCACCGCGGCCTGTCACGACCTGGCCCAGCAGTTGGTGGCCGACGCCGAGGGCGCCACCAAGCAGATCGCCATCGACGTGGTCGGCGCCGCCGACGAGGACGACGCGGTCGAGGTGGGCCGCACGGTGGCCCGCAACAACCTGGTCAAGACCGCTCTGTTCGGCAACGACCCGAACTGGGGTCGGATCCTCGCCGCCGTCGGCACCACCGCCGCCGTGTTCGAGCCGGACGAGGTGGACGTGGCGGTAAACGGGGTGTGGGTGTGCCGGGGCGGCGCGGCTGCCGAGGACCGCTCGAAGGTCGACCTGACCGGGCGGGACGTGACCATCCGGATCGACCTGCACGCCGGCACGTCGGCGGCGACGATCTGGACCAACGACCTGTCCCACGCCTACGTGCACGAGAACTCGGCCTACTCATCGTGAGCGCGAGGAACGTAGCGCAGCGGAGTCCCGCAGTCGCGAACGGAAGGCTGGCGCGGTGAGTCTCAGCAAGGACCTCACCCGCGCTCAGGTCAAGGCGGAGACGCTGATCGAGGCGCTGCCGTGGCTGGCGCGTTTCTCCGGCTCGACGGTCGTGGTCAAGTACGGCGGCAACGCCATGACCGATCCCGAGTTGCAGCGGACGTTCGCCGCGGACATGGTCTTCCTGCGCTACGCCGGCCTCAAGCCCGTGGTGGTGCACGGCGGTGGTCCGCAGATCTCCGCCATGCTGGGCCGGCTCGGGATCGCCAGCGAGTTCCGGGGTGGTCTGCGGGTGACCACCGCCGAGGCGATGGACGTGGTCCGGATGGTGCTGGTCGGTCAGGTGGGCCGCGAACTGGTCGGGCTGATCAATTCACACGGCCCGTACGCCGTGGGCCTGTCCGGTGAGGACGCCGGGCTGTTCACCGCGGTGCGCCGCCCGGCGTACGTGGACGGGCTGCCGGTCGACGTCGGCCAGGTCGGCGACGTCGAGTCGGTCGACGTGTCCGCGGTGACCGACCTGATCGAGGCTGGTCGGATCCCGGTGATCTCCACGGTGGCGCCGGACGTGGACGGGGTGCTGCACAACCTCAACGCGGACACCGCCGCCGCCGCGTTGGCCATCGCGTTGCAGGCCCGCAAGCTCGTCGTGCTCACCGATGTGGCCGGCCTGTACGCGGACTGGCCGGACACCTCGAGCCTGGTCTCCGAGATCACCGCGGACGACCTGGCCAAGCTGCTGCCCCACCTGGAGTCGGGCATGGTGCCGAAGATGGAGGCCTGCCTGCGGGCGGTGCGTGGGGGAGTGCCCGCCGCGCACGTCGTCGACGGTCGGGTGGCGCACTCCACGTTGTTAGAGGTGTTCACCTCGGAAGGGTTCGGGACCATGGTGGTGCCGGGAGACGGGACGGTCGTGTCATGAGCACGTTGGTGCAGCGCTGGACGCAGTCCATGATGGGCAACTACAGCACGCCGCAGTTGGCGCTGGTCTCGGGCGCCGGCTCCGTCGTGGTCGACGACGCCGGCCGGGAATACCTCGACCTGCTCGGTGGCATCGCGGTGAACGCCCTCGGCCACGCCCACCCGGCCGTGGTGGCCGCGGTGTCGAAGCAGGTCGCGACCCTCGGGCACGTCTCCAACTTCTACGCCGCGGAGCCGCCGGTGGCCCTGGCCGAGCTGCTGCTGGCGCTGGCCGGCCGGCCCGGCCGGGTCTTCCTGTCCAACTCGGGCGCGGAGGCGAACGAGGCGGCGTTCAAGCTGTCGCGGCAAACCGGGCGCACCCACGTGGTCGCCACCTGGGGCGG encodes:
- the argJ gene encoding bifunctional glutamate N-acetyltransferase/amino-acid acetyltransferase ArgJ — translated: MSVTTPRGFRAAGVAAGLKASGGADVALVVNDGPDAGVAGVFTTNRVKAAPVRWSQQVVQGGVVRAVVLNSGGANACTGPGGFQDTHATAEHTAATLTSVSPRLILGAGEVAVCSTGLIGERLPMPKLLPGVRSAIKGLSRDGGPAAAEAIMTTDTRSKTTVARGSGWTVGGMAKGAGMLAPGMATMLCVLTTDAVAGPATLDEALRAATRVSFDRVDSDGCMSTNDTVLLLASGASGIEPTPAELTAAVTAACHDLAQQLVADAEGATKQIAIDVVGAADEDDAVEVGRTVARNNLVKTALFGNDPNWGRILAAVGTTAAVFEPDEVDVAVNGVWVCRGGAAAEDRSKVDLTGRDVTIRIDLHAGTSAATIWTNDLSHAYVHENSAYSS
- the argB gene encoding acetylglutamate kinase — encoded protein: MSLSKDLTRAQVKAETLIEALPWLARFSGSTVVVKYGGNAMTDPELQRTFAADMVFLRYAGLKPVVVHGGGPQISAMLGRLGIASEFRGGLRVTTAEAMDVVRMVLVGQVGRELVGLINSHGPYAVGLSGEDAGLFTAVRRPAYVDGLPVDVGQVGDVESVDVSAVTDLIEAGRIPVISTVAPDVDGVLHNLNADTAAAALAIALQARKLVVLTDVAGLYADWPDTSSLVSEITADDLAKLLPHLESGMVPKMEACLRAVRGGVPAAHVVDGRVAHSTLLEVFTSEGFGTMVVPGDGTVVS
- the argC gene encoding N-acetyl-gamma-glutamyl-phosphate reductase; this encodes MGIRVAVAGASGYAGGELLRLVAGHPEFDLVAATAHSQAGHRVDVVHPQLTGLDLVLGTTDPTALADADLVFLALPHGESAALAAQLPAEVRIVDLGADHRLADPYAWAQYYGGTHAGQWTYGLPELPGQRELIAESTRVANTGCYAAAITLALAPLIADGAASPADVVVVAASGTSGAGRAAKPHLLASEVLGDLSPYRVGTHQHVPEIKQASGATGLSFTPVLAPMPRGILATVTAVPARGVDPQQVLAQAYADAPFVHVLPEGRWPHTAATLGSNSCHLQATVDIDSGRLIVLSALDNLGKGAAGQAVQNANLMLGLPETTGLSIWGVAP